The Candidatus Thorarchaeota archaeon genome includes a window with the following:
- a CDS encoding DNA topoisomerase I, whose translation MESLDHNGIIVLEPPEPRGIEIEVKGEKVELNAQQEQMAIAWAKKQGTDYVEDPVFVENFMKDFSKALGHNPPLDIEDVDFSPVIELVEEERARKESMTTEEKKEARKERKARREELKEQYGYAIVNGQKMELANYMTEPSGIFMGRGKHPLRGRWKKGASHEDITLNLSPDAEVPEGDWKDVVWKPDCIWIAKWKDKLTGKWKYVWLHDSTPIKQQREEEKFNTALKIGEKLDKIRAHINKGLHSDKAKTRMIAAACYLIDRLCLRVGDEKDPDEADTVGATTLRAEHVTFREDSIVFDFRGKDYVKWHKEIDVPENVYKVFKEIHDKAVKRIEEYEAGERKGPS comes from the coding sequence ATGGAATCACTTGACCACAATGGCATAATCGTTCTCGAACCCCCAGAGCCTCGCGGCATAGAAATCGAAGTGAAAGGAGAGAAAGTTGAGCTGAATGCACAACAGGAACAGATGGCAATTGCTTGGGCAAAAAAGCAGGGTACCGATTATGTTGAAGATCCTGTATTTGTCGAGAATTTCATGAAAGACTTTAGCAAGGCACTCGGACATAATCCGCCATTGGATATTGAAGATGTGGACTTCTCTCCTGTAATTGAGCTCGTAGAGGAAGAAAGGGCTAGAAAGGAGTCCATGACAACAGAAGAGAAGAAAGAAGCTCGGAAGGAACGAAAAGCTCGGCGTGAAGAACTCAAAGAGCAGTACGGATACGCCATTGTGAATGGACAGAAGATGGAACTAGCAAACTACATGACTGAACCTTCTGGCATTTTCATGGGGCGGGGAAAACATCCCTTACGTGGTAGGTGGAAAAAGGGCGCCTCTCATGAAGACATAACCCTTAATCTGAGCCCAGATGCTGAAGTGCCCGAGGGTGACTGGAAAGATGTTGTCTGGAAACCCGATTGTATCTGGATCGCAAAATGGAAAGACAAACTCACGGGTAAATGGAAGTATGTTTGGTTACATGATAGCACCCCTATCAAACAGCAGCGAGAAGAGGAGAAATTCAATACTGCTCTGAAGATAGGAGAAAAGCTTGACAAGATACGAGCTCACATCAACAAGGGCCTCCATTCAGACAAAGCAAAGACCAGAATGATTGCTGCAGCATGCTACTTGATTGACCGTCTTTGCTTGCGAGTTGGAGACGAAAAGGACCCTGACGAAGCCGATACCGTAGGCGCTACAACTCTTCGTGCTGAACATGTCACATTTCGTGAGGATTCCATTGTATTTGACTTCAGAGGCAAGGACTATGTCAAATGGCATAAGGAAATCGACGTTCCAGAAAATGTCTACAAGGTGTTTAAGGAAATCCACGACAAAGCGGTTAAGCGGATTGAAGAGTATGAGGCGGGAGAGCGAAAAGGTCCCTCT